The Musa acuminata AAA Group cultivar baxijiao chromosome BXJ3-6, Cavendish_Baxijiao_AAA, whole genome shotgun sequence region CTTAATGGGAACCTGAAGCAAGGACCTCTCATCCATCACATACTCATAGGAACCCATGGAGAAGCACCTCCTCTGGTCCAGAGTACTGTTTGCAGTGCTACTGCCTTCACCAACAGCTCCATCACCATCCACACTCCTAAACTTGCCGAGCTTGACAGGTACTACCTCTGTTTCCTCAACCTCTGAGGCTGCCACTACCGAGCGAGCTTCTTCTTTTGCAGTGATCTCTACTGGCTTTTGTGAAGTATCATCGATAGAAGTCCCAGGGCCGTCATCTCCATGACAAACAAGACCAGTATTAGGGAAGGAGTCTCCCCTCTCAGAAACACTCTCTCTTGAGCTCTCACTCCCAGACTCAAGAACAAGGAGTATGGGGCTACAACTGGTTGGAGGAGAGAAGTCAGGGAGGAGGCTTCTTCTGCAGAGGGGGCAGGTGGAGTGGGACAAGAGCCAAGTATCTATACACTCTACATGGAATGCATGGCTGCACTTTGGGAGCAGCCTGAGCTTGTCATCAGCCTCAAACTCACAAAGGCACACAGCACAGTCAAATGGGTCCTTGAGGCCGATGATGGCCTTGTAGGGAAAGACTGGGAGGGTGTCTATGAAGGACTGGTCAACCCCTGCATCATGGAGATGGAACAACTGCTGCAACTGGCCCTGGAGTGCTGTCGAGTTCTCTGTGTCCTCTGGTTCCCTGTTGATGGGTCTCAGGAGGTATCTCACAAGGAGGTGGAGCAGCCCAGAGATGAAGAAGATGATTGCAAGTATGATAATTATCAGGAGAATACTAGGACTGATCCTATTCTCAATATTAATAACAGGAGGAGGTGGACggggtgatggtggtggtggcggtggtggtgggagGACTGCTAATGGGAGTGAAAGAGGAAATGGAGAAGAAGATATCCCCCTGATGCTTTCATGAAACACCCAGTCCATGCTTCGTTAAGGCATACGAAGTTGgaaacatgagagagagagagagagagagagagagagagagagagagagagagagagagaaagggagagaaGAGACTCACCAGGATCACCACTGTCTCAGTTCCAGACTCTCTTAGAATTGCTGCTGGAGTGAGATTTCTTTTGATCTCTGGAGGTGGtagaagaagcaaattttcaggtCAATTTGAGGAAGATGGGGAGATGGGATCCTTAATGGCTGGAGAAATTAATGGGGTGCCAGGCAAATGAATTGATTGCATTGAAGAGAGGAGGGGAAGATGAGATCAGTACAACAGAGAAACCAGCTGGGTGAACGGAATTGGTCAATTGGGTGGAGTTTTGTACATGTAAAAAGTCCTGATATATGAATGAGTAGGTACCTTCTCCTAACCCTTCCATTGACCCTTCCACAAACTTATGGAGCAGTCTCAATGCCTAGAACAAGGTTTGTCTCAGATTTAACTACTTGTCATTTACTTGCAAAGTGCTGCATACTTCCACCATTCGAGGTGAGTTGCATGCTGCTGCCCTTTTGTCTTTTCTCATAGATGGTACAGAGGTTGCCAAAGGAGAGCATGGAATTGTGGAATTGTCGTTGTCTTTGTCTTCTCTTGCTGATGCATCTAAGATTGGTGTAGTGGGATAGTGTGGGGAAGCCATGGACTCTTCTGTGTTTGTAGAGGTGAGGACTTGGGAATGTGGAGCCCAACATGGGACATGGTTGGTGGTGATTAGTGGCTCTGAGTAGGAGATGGAATTGGATATTGGGATCAACAGCTACACACCACATAGCATGTGGCAATTGACATTTTGTCTTGGAATTCCTCATCTTTAGCTCATGACACTGGATCACTCCTCTACCTGCCATATTATTTCTAAGAGACAGATTTCAGAGCttagacaaaaaaagaaaacaaaccaTAAAGTGTTCAAACAAATTTCAAaattttgtttgaaatttattCAGGCCACTACTTTTACTGTTTCCAAATTGTAAATTAAGCTATATGATTTGCAAATTCAGGAGTACAAAC contains the following coding sequences:
- the LOC135639380 gene encoding RING-H2 finger protein ATL13-like, giving the protein MDWVFHESIRGISSSPFPLSLPLAVLPPPPPPPPSPRPPPPVINIENRISPSILLIIIILAIIFFISGLLHLLVRYLLRPINREPEDTENSTALQGQLQQLFHLHDAGVDQSFIDTLPVFPYKAIIGLKDPFDCAVCLCEFEADDKLRLLPKCSHAFHVECIDTWLLSHSTCPLCRRSLLPDFSPPTSCSPILLVLESGSESSRESVSERGDSFPNTGLVCHGDDGPGTSIDDTSQKPVEITAKEEARSVVAASEVEETEVVPVKLGKFRSVDGDGAVGEGSSTANSTLDQRRCFSMGSYEYVMDERSLLQVPIKPPKKPIVHRPGHRDAISECDYHSKREPFKGLDALRAAEFRDGGGNASISRNQHKKESFSVSKIWLRSKKEKPMADDSSRRALSFRLPLHRAVMTDESKLKSRASPAATASEFNVSTWEKSSSEVDLDAEVGSSNRVRSPADEAPSFARTLLWLVGRQNKVGNQL